A genomic segment from Klebsiella africana encodes:
- the cecR gene encoding transcriptional regulator CecR: MTTKGEQAKSQLIAAAIAQFGEYGQHATTRDIAAQAGQNIAAITYYFGSKDDLYLACAQWIADFIGDNFRPHAEAAEHLLAGAAPDRQAIRDLILSACHNMILLLTQDDTVNLSKFISREQLAPTAAYHLIHQQVIAPLHHYLTRLIAAWTGREASDTQMILHTHALLGEVLAFRLGRETILLRTGWTQFDAQKTEQIFAVITCHIDFILHGLSQRSLG; this comes from the coding sequence ATGACCACTAAAGGCGAACAGGCGAAAAGTCAGCTTATCGCGGCCGCTATCGCCCAGTTTGGCGAGTACGGCCAGCATGCCACCACCCGCGATATCGCCGCCCAGGCCGGGCAGAATATCGCCGCAATCACCTATTATTTTGGCTCGAAAGACGATCTGTATCTTGCCTGCGCCCAGTGGATCGCCGATTTTATCGGCGACAATTTTCGTCCGCACGCCGAAGCGGCGGAGCATCTGCTTGCCGGGGCAGCGCCGGATCGCCAGGCGATCCGCGACCTCATCCTTAGCGCCTGCCACAACATGATCCTGCTGCTCACCCAGGACGATACGGTTAACTTAAGCAAATTCATTTCCCGCGAACAGCTGGCGCCGACTGCCGCCTACCATCTAATCCACCAGCAGGTGATTGCCCCCCTGCACCACTATCTCACCCGGCTGATTGCCGCCTGGACCGGCCGCGAAGCCAGTGATACGCAAATGATCCTCCATACCCACGCCCTGCTGGGCGAGGTGCTCGCTTTCCGTCTCGGGCGTGAAACTATCCTGCTGCGCACCGGCTGGACGCAGTTTGACGCGCAAAAAACGGAACAGATTTTCGCAGTCATTACCTGTCATATCGATTTCATCCTGCATGGGTTATCGCAAAGGAGTTTGGGCTGA
- a CDS encoding SDR family NAD(P)-dependent oxidoreductase yields the protein MLLKDKVAIITGAASARGLGFATAKLFAENGAKVVIIDLNGEASKTAAAALGEGHLGLAANVADEVQVQAAIEQILAKYGRVDVLVNNAGITQPLKLMDIKRANYDAVLDVSLRGTLLMSQAVIPTMRAQKSGSIVCISSVSAQRGGGIFGGPHYSAAKAGVLGLARAMARELGPDNVRVNCITPGLIQTDITAGKLTDAMTANILAGIPMNRLGDAVDIARAALFLGSDLSSYSTGITLDVNGGMLIH from the coding sequence ATGTTATTAAAAGATAAAGTCGCCATTATTACTGGCGCGGCCTCCGCACGCGGTTTAGGCTTCGCGACTGCGAAATTATTCGCCGAAAATGGCGCGAAAGTGGTCATTATCGACCTCAATGGCGAAGCCAGTAAAACCGCCGCAGCGGCATTAGGCGAAGGCCATCTGGGCCTGGCGGCGAACGTCGCTGATGAAGTGCAGGTGCAGGCGGCCATCGAACAAATTCTGGCGAAATATGGCCGGGTTGATGTGCTGGTCAATAACGCCGGGATTACCCAACCGCTGAAGCTGATGGATATCAAGCGCGCCAATTATGACGCGGTGCTTGATGTCAGCCTGCGCGGCACGCTGCTGATGTCGCAGGCGGTAATTCCCACCATGCGGGCGCAAAAATCCGGCAGCATCGTCTGCATCTCGTCCGTTTCCGCCCAGCGCGGCGGCGGTATCTTTGGCGGCCCGCACTACAGCGCGGCAAAAGCCGGAGTGCTGGGGCTGGCGCGGGCGATGGCGCGCGAGCTTGGCCCAGATAACGTCCGCGTTAACTGTATCACCCCGGGGCTGATTCAGACCGACATTACCGCCGGCAAGCTGACCGACGCCATGACGGCCAACATTCTTGCCGGCATTCCAATGAACCGCCTCGGCGACGCGGTAGATATTGCGCGCGCTGCGCTGTTCCTCGGCAGCGACCTTTCCTCCTACTCCACCGGCATCACTCTGGACGTTAACGGCGGCATGTTAATCCACTAA
- a CDS encoding ABC transporter permease, with translation MFHRLWTLIRKELQSLLREPQTRAILIMPVLIQVLLFPFAATLEVTNATIAIYSEDSGRHAIELTQRFARAKAFTHVLLLKSPQAIQPTIDEQKALLVVRFPADFSRNLDNYQTAPLQLLLDGRNSNSAQIAANYLQQIVKDYQQELLEGKAKPNNSELVVRNWYNPNLDYKWFVVPSLIAMITTIGVMIVTSLSVAREREQGTLDQLLVSPLATWQIFVGKAVPALIVATLQATIVLAIGIWAYQIPFAGSLLLFYFTMVIYGLSLVGFGLLISSLCATQQQAFIGVFVFMMPAILLSGYVSPVENMPQWLQDLTWINPIRHFTDITKQIYLKDASLKIVWGSLWPLLVIAATTGSAAYAMFRRKIA, from the coding sequence ATGTTTCATCGTTTATGGACATTAATCCGCAAAGAGTTGCAGTCGCTGCTGCGCGAACCGCAGACGCGGGCGATTTTAATCATGCCGGTGCTTATTCAGGTACTGCTGTTTCCTTTTGCCGCGACGCTGGAGGTGACCAACGCCACCATCGCCATCTATAGCGAGGACAGCGGCCGCCATGCGATAGAGCTGACCCAGCGTTTCGCTCGCGCCAAAGCCTTTACCCACGTCCTGCTGCTGAAAAGCCCGCAGGCGATCCAGCCGACCATCGATGAACAAAAAGCGCTGCTGGTGGTGCGCTTCCCGGCGGATTTCTCACGCAACCTCGACAACTATCAAACTGCCCCGCTGCAGCTCCTGCTCGACGGGCGCAACTCTAACAGCGCGCAAATCGCCGCCAACTACCTGCAGCAGATCGTGAAAGACTATCAGCAGGAACTGCTGGAGGGGAAAGCGAAGCCGAATAACAGCGAACTGGTGGTGCGCAACTGGTATAACCCGAATCTCGACTACAAGTGGTTCGTGGTGCCATCGCTTATCGCCATGATCACCACTATCGGAGTGATGATCGTCACATCGCTGTCGGTCGCCCGCGAGCGCGAACAGGGCACTCTTGACCAGCTGTTAGTCTCACCCCTCGCCACCTGGCAAATCTTCGTTGGCAAAGCGGTGCCGGCGCTGATCGTCGCCACCCTGCAGGCGACTATCGTGCTGGCGATTGGTATCTGGGCCTATCAGATCCCGTTTGCCGGCTCGCTACTGCTGTTCTATTTCACGATGGTAATTTACGGCCTATCGCTGGTGGGCTTTGGCTTATTGATTTCGTCACTGTGCGCCACCCAGCAGCAGGCGTTTATCGGCGTGTTCGTCTTTATGATGCCGGCTATTCTCCTTTCTGGGTACGTCTCACCGGTGGAAAATATGCCGCAGTGGCTGCAGGATCTGACGTGGATAAACCCGATCCGCCACTTTACCGATATCACTAAGCAAATTTATCTGAAGGATGCGAGTCTGAAGATAGTGTGGGGGAGTTTGTGGCCGCTACTGGTCATAGCGGCCACCACCGGCTCAGCGGCGTATGCGATGTTCCGAAGGAAGATTGCGTAA
- a CDS encoding ABC transporter permease, translating into MSNSILSWRRVRALCVKETRQIVRDPSSWLIAVVIPLLLLFIFGYGINLDSSRLRVGVLLEQQSEEALDFVHTMTGSPYIDATVSDNRRQLIEMMQAGRIRAMVVIPVDFDRQMARPGADAPLQLITDGSEPNTANFAQGYVEGIWQIWQQQRAEDRGETFEPLIDVQMRYWFNPAAISQYFIIPGAVTIIMTVVGAILTSLVVAREWERGTMEALLSTEITRAELLLCKLIPYYFLGMLAMLLCMLVSVFILGVPYRGSLPILFVITSLFLLSTLGMGLLISTITRNQFNAAQVALNAAFLPSIMLSGFIFQIDSMPAVIRAVTYVIPARYFVSTLQSLFLAGNIPVVLLVNVLFLIASAVMFIGLTWLKTKRRLD; encoded by the coding sequence ATGAGCAATAGCATTCTCTCCTGGCGGCGGGTCCGCGCCCTGTGCGTCAAAGAGACCCGGCAGATTGTGCGCGATCCCAGCAGCTGGCTGATTGCGGTGGTGATCCCCCTGCTGCTGCTGTTTATCTTCGGCTACGGTATTAACCTCGACTCCAGCAGACTGCGGGTCGGCGTATTGCTGGAGCAGCAGAGCGAAGAGGCGCTGGATTTCGTCCATACCATGACCGGCTCGCCCTATATCGACGCCACCGTCAGCGACAACCGCAGGCAGCTGATTGAGATGATGCAGGCCGGGCGCATCCGCGCCATGGTGGTCATTCCGGTGGACTTCGACCGCCAGATGGCTCGCCCCGGCGCCGACGCACCGCTGCAGCTCATCACCGACGGCAGCGAGCCCAATACCGCCAACTTCGCTCAGGGCTATGTGGAAGGTATCTGGCAAATCTGGCAGCAGCAGCGGGCGGAAGACCGCGGCGAAACCTTTGAACCGCTGATCGACGTGCAGATGCGCTACTGGTTTAACCCGGCGGCCATCAGCCAGTACTTTATTATCCCCGGCGCGGTGACCATAATTATGACCGTGGTCGGCGCCATACTAACCTCGCTGGTGGTGGCCCGCGAGTGGGAACGCGGCACTATGGAAGCGCTGTTGTCGACGGAGATCACCCGCGCCGAACTGCTGCTGTGCAAGCTCATTCCCTACTATTTCCTCGGCATGCTGGCGATGTTGCTGTGTATGCTGGTGTCGGTATTTATTCTCGGCGTGCCCTACCGTGGTTCGCTGCCGATCCTGTTTGTTATCACCAGCCTGTTTTTGCTCAGCACCCTGGGGATGGGGCTGCTTATCTCAACCATCACCCGCAATCAGTTTAACGCCGCCCAGGTGGCGCTGAATGCCGCCTTTTTACCGTCGATTATGCTGTCCGGGTTCATTTTCCAGATAGACAGTATGCCAGCGGTGATCCGCGCGGTGACCTACGTGATCCCGGCGCGCTATTTCGTTAGTACTCTGCAAAGCCTGTTTCTGGCGGGCAATATTCCGGTGGTGCTGCTGGTCAACGTGCTGTTTTTGATTGCGTCGGCGGTGATGTTTATCGGCCTGACGTGGCTGAAAACCAAACGGCGTCTGGATTAA
- the hlyD gene encoding secretion protein HlyD yields MKKPVVVILLIVILLAALGGGWWWYQNSRQQPLTLYGNVDIRTVNMSFRVGGRLASLTVDEGDSIRAGQTLGELDRAPYENALLQAQANVSTAQAQYDLMMAGYRAEEIAQAAAAVKQAQAAYDYAQNFYQRQLGLRASSAISANDLENARSSRDQAQATLKSAQDKLRQYRAGNRPQEIAQAKASLEQAQAALAQAKLDLHDTVLTAPSDGTLMTRAVEPGTMLSAGGTVLTLSLTHPVWVRAYVDEKNLGQAQPGQEVLLYTDSRPDKPYHGKIGFVSPSAEFTPKTVETPDLRTDLVYRLRIVVTDADGALRQGMPVTVSFNNGNGHE; encoded by the coding sequence ATGAAAAAACCCGTCGTCGTCATTCTGCTGATCGTGATTCTTCTCGCCGCGCTGGGCGGCGGCTGGTGGTGGTACCAGAACAGCCGGCAGCAGCCGCTGACCCTGTATGGCAATGTCGATATCCGCACCGTCAACATGAGCTTCCGCGTTGGCGGTAGGCTGGCCTCGCTGACCGTCGACGAAGGCGACAGCATCCGCGCCGGGCAAACTCTCGGCGAGCTTGACCGCGCGCCGTATGAAAATGCCCTGCTGCAGGCCCAGGCCAATGTCTCCACCGCCCAGGCGCAGTATGACCTGATGATGGCCGGCTACCGCGCGGAAGAGATTGCCCAGGCCGCGGCGGCGGTGAAACAGGCGCAGGCCGCTTACGACTATGCGCAAAACTTTTATCAGCGCCAGCTCGGGCTGCGCGCCAGCAGCGCCATTTCCGCCAACGATCTGGAGAATGCCCGCTCCTCGCGCGATCAGGCGCAGGCAACGCTCAAATCGGCGCAGGATAAGCTGCGTCAGTATCGCGCCGGTAACCGCCCGCAGGAGATTGCCCAGGCCAAAGCCAGTCTGGAACAGGCGCAAGCCGCGCTGGCCCAGGCCAAACTGGACCTGCACGATACCGTGCTCACCGCCCCTTCTGACGGTACGCTAATGACCCGCGCCGTTGAGCCCGGCACCATGCTGAGCGCTGGCGGCACCGTACTGACGCTGTCGTTAACCCATCCGGTGTGGGTTCGCGCCTACGTTGACGAGAAAAACCTCGGCCAGGCGCAGCCGGGACAAGAAGTGCTGCTCTATACCGACAGCCGGCCGGATAAGCCCTATCACGGCAAAATCGGCTTTGTCTCGCCGAGCGCCGAATTCACGCCGAAGACCGTCGAGACTCCCGATCTGCGCACCGATCTGGTCTACCGTCTGCGCATTGTGGTGACCGATGCCGACGGCGCGCTGCGCCAGGGAATGCCGGTGACCGTCTCCTTTAACAACGGGAACGGACATGAGTGA
- a CDS encoding transketolase: MKITESQKVAAAAWRIRRYALQMGEVQGQGYIGQALGYADVLATAFSHAMTYRPEDPEWEGRDRFLLSHGHYAIAYYAALLEAGIIPEAELETYGSDDSRLPMSGMATYTPGMEMSGGSLGQGLSIAVGMALGLRQKQSTAWVYNSMSDGELDEGSTWEAAMSAAHYGLSNLINLVDVNKQQADGDSRKILGFEPLQDKWAAFGWYVQRVDGNDLAAVMAAFDNAKSYSGNQPRVILCDTLMGKGVPFLETRDKNHFIRVDADEWQKAIAMLDANKPEGVL; encoded by the coding sequence ATGAAGATCACCGAATCACAAAAAGTCGCCGCGGCGGCGTGGCGTATTCGTCGCTACGCCTTGCAAATGGGGGAAGTTCAGGGGCAGGGCTATATCGGCCAGGCGCTGGGCTATGCCGATGTACTGGCGACCGCTTTCAGCCACGCCATGACCTATCGCCCGGAAGATCCCGAGTGGGAGGGGCGCGATCGCTTTCTGCTCTCTCACGGCCATTACGCTATCGCTTATTATGCCGCACTGCTGGAGGCGGGCATTATCCCGGAAGCCGAGCTGGAAACCTACGGCTCCGACGATAGCCGCCTGCCGATGTCCGGTATGGCGACCTACACCCCGGGGATGGAGATGTCCGGCGGTTCGCTGGGGCAGGGGCTATCCATTGCCGTCGGCATGGCGCTCGGGCTGCGGCAGAAACAGAGCACGGCCTGGGTCTACAACTCCATGTCCGATGGGGAGCTGGACGAAGGGTCGACCTGGGAGGCGGCGATGTCGGCGGCTCACTATGGCCTGAGCAACCTGATTAACCTTGTCGACGTCAACAAACAGCAGGCTGACGGCGATTCACGCAAAATCCTCGGCTTTGAGCCGCTGCAGGATAAATGGGCCGCCTTCGGCTGGTACGTACAGCGCGTGGACGGTAACGATCTGGCGGCGGTAATGGCCGCCTTTGACAACGCGAAAAGTTATTCCGGCAACCAGCCGCGGGTCATTTTATGCGACACGCTGATGGGCAAAGGGGTGCCGTTCCTCGAAACCCGCGATAAGAACCATTTTATTCGCGTCGATGCCGACGAATGGCAAAAAGCGATCGCGATGCTGGACGCTAACAAACCGGAAGGAGTGCTGTAA
- a CDS encoding MFS transporter produces MSRIDTLVCTDARKTKYRFVVLTMIFLVYAINYADRTNIGAVLPFIIDEFHINNFEAGAIASMFFLGYAISQIPAGFFIAKRGTRGLVSLSIFGFSAFTWLMGTVSSVFGLKLVRLGLGLSEGPCPVGLASTINNWFPPKEKATATGVYIAATMFAPIIVPPLAVWIAVTWGWRWVFFSFAIPGIVAAIAWYLLVKSKPSESGFVSQSELAEINAGRESHNNSVRENILIADRFTWLDKIIRVKKMAPIDTAKGLFTSKNILGDCLAYFMMVSVLYGLLTWIPLYLVKERGFDVMSMGFVASMPCIGGFIGAIGGGWISDKLLGRRRKPTMMFTAVSTVVMMLIMLNIPASTLAVCIGLFFVGFCLNIGWPAFTAYGMAVSDSKTYPIASSIINSGGNLGGFVAPMAAGFLLDKTGSFNSVFTYFGICAAIGLVVILFLDEPQ; encoded by the coding sequence ATGTCACGTATAGATACGCTGGTCTGTACTGACGCCAGGAAAACGAAATATCGTTTCGTGGTTTTGACGATGATTTTTCTGGTGTATGCCATCAATTACGCCGACCGAACGAATATTGGCGCGGTACTGCCTTTCATCATTGATGAGTTTCATATCAATAACTTTGAAGCCGGGGCCATCGCCAGTATGTTTTTCCTCGGCTATGCGATAAGCCAGATTCCGGCCGGCTTTTTCATCGCCAAACGCGGTACCCGGGGGCTGGTATCGCTCTCCATTTTCGGCTTCTCCGCTTTTACCTGGCTGATGGGTACGGTGAGCTCCGTGTTTGGCCTGAAGCTGGTGCGGCTGGGACTGGGGCTGAGCGAAGGACCTTGCCCGGTGGGGCTGGCCTCGACGATAAATAACTGGTTTCCACCAAAAGAGAAAGCCACGGCAACCGGCGTTTACATCGCGGCGACCATGTTTGCGCCGATTATTGTGCCGCCGCTGGCGGTGTGGATTGCGGTGACCTGGGGGTGGCGGTGGGTCTTTTTCTCTTTTGCGATACCCGGGATTGTGGCGGCTATCGCATGGTATTTGCTGGTCAAATCTAAACCTTCTGAGAGCGGATTTGTTTCCCAAAGCGAACTGGCAGAGATTAATGCCGGGCGTGAAAGTCATAATAATAGCGTACGCGAAAATATCTTAATTGCCGATCGCTTCACCTGGCTGGATAAAATTATTCGGGTGAAAAAGATGGCGCCAATTGATACGGCGAAAGGCTTATTTACCTCAAAAAACATCCTCGGTGACTGCCTGGCGTATTTTATGATGGTTAGCGTGCTGTACGGCTTATTAACCTGGATCCCGCTGTATTTAGTGAAAGAGCGTGGTTTCGATGTGATGAGTATGGGCTTCGTGGCCAGTATGCCGTGCATCGGCGGCTTTATTGGCGCGATCGGCGGCGGATGGATTTCGGATAAACTATTAGGCCGCCGGCGTAAACCCACCATGATGTTCACTGCGGTGTCAACGGTGGTCATGATGCTAATTATGCTGAATATCCCGGCCAGCACCCTGGCAGTTTGTATTGGATTATTCTTTGTCGGCTTTTGTTTAAATATCGGCTGGCCAGCCTTTACCGCGTACGGTATGGCCGTTTCGGATAGCAAAACCTATCCAATCGCCTCTTCCATTATTAATAGCGGCGGCAACCTCGGTGGATTTGTAGCGCCGATGGCGGCTGGTTTCTTGCTTGATAAAACCGGGAGTTTTAATTCTGTATTTACCTATTTTGGTATCTGTGCCGCCATTGGTTTGGTGGTGATTCTTTTCCTCGATGAACCACAATAA
- a CDS encoding ATP-binding cassette domain-containing protein, whose translation MSEAVIALNGLSRRFPGMDRPAVAPLTCTIRAGYVTGLVGPDGAGKTTLMRMLAGLLKPDEGSASVIGFDPLKDDSALHAVLGYMPQKFGLYEDLTVMENLTLYADLRSVTGEARKKIFDRLLEFTSLGPFTDRLAGKLSGGMKQKLGLACTLVGDPKVLLLDEPGVGVDPISRRELWQMVHELAGDGMLILWSTSYLDEAEQCRDVLLMNEGKLLYQGEPTALTQTMAGRSFLVSSPQENNRRLLQRALKLPQVSDGVIQGKSVRLILKKDARIEEVQQHGDMPPLQVADTAPRFEDAFIDLLGGAGTAESPLGAIIHRVDGSKDETVIEAQSLTKKFGDFAATDHVDFQVKRGEIFGLLGPNGAGKSTTFKMMCGLLVPTSGKALVLGMDLKVSSGKARQHLGYMAQKFSLYGNLSVEQNLRFFSGVYGLRGRAQNEKIARMSDAFGLKSIARHAADELPLGYKQRLALACSLMHEPDILFLDEPTSGVDPLTRREFWLHINSMVDKGVTVMVTTHFMDEAEYCDRIGLVYHGKLIASGTPDALKAQAADDSQTDPTMEQAFITLINRWDKENSHEQ comes from the coding sequence ATGAGTGAGGCCGTCATCGCCTTAAACGGCCTGAGCCGCCGTTTTCCCGGTATGGACAGACCGGCGGTGGCGCCGCTCACCTGCACGATCCGCGCCGGCTACGTCACCGGTCTGGTGGGCCCCGACGGCGCGGGGAAAACCACCCTGATGCGAATGCTGGCCGGGTTGCTCAAGCCCGATGAGGGCAGCGCCAGCGTGATCGGCTTCGACCCGCTAAAAGACGACAGCGCCCTGCACGCAGTGCTCGGCTATATGCCGCAGAAATTCGGCCTGTATGAAGATCTGACGGTAATGGAAAACCTGACCCTTTACGCCGACCTGCGCAGCGTCACCGGCGAGGCGCGGAAGAAAATTTTCGACCGCCTGCTGGAGTTTACCTCCCTTGGTCCATTCACCGACCGGCTGGCAGGCAAGCTTTCCGGCGGCATGAAGCAAAAGCTGGGGCTCGCCTGTACCCTGGTGGGCGACCCGAAAGTACTGCTGCTCGATGAGCCCGGCGTCGGCGTCGACCCTATCTCGCGCCGCGAGCTGTGGCAGATGGTGCACGAGCTGGCCGGCGACGGCATGCTGATCCTGTGGAGTACCTCCTATCTCGATGAAGCGGAACAATGCCGCGACGTGTTGCTGATGAACGAAGGCAAACTACTCTACCAGGGAGAGCCGACGGCGCTGACGCAAACCATGGCCGGGCGCAGCTTTCTGGTTTCCAGCCCGCAGGAAAACAATCGCCGTCTGCTGCAGCGGGCGCTAAAGCTGCCGCAGGTTAGCGACGGGGTGATCCAGGGCAAATCGGTACGCCTGATCCTGAAAAAGGACGCCCGCATTGAGGAAGTCCAGCAGCATGGCGACATGCCGCCGCTGCAGGTGGCCGACACCGCGCCGCGCTTTGAAGATGCGTTTATCGATCTGCTCGGCGGCGCCGGGACCGCCGAATCGCCGTTGGGAGCGATAATCCATCGCGTTGACGGCAGCAAAGACGAAACGGTCATTGAAGCCCAGTCGTTAACGAAAAAGTTTGGCGATTTCGCCGCTACCGACCACGTCGATTTCCAGGTTAAGCGCGGCGAGATCTTCGGCCTGCTCGGCCCCAACGGCGCCGGGAAATCCACCACTTTCAAAATGATGTGCGGCCTGCTGGTGCCCACCTCCGGCAAAGCGCTGGTGCTGGGGATGGATCTCAAGGTCAGCTCTGGCAAGGCACGCCAGCATCTGGGCTATATGGCGCAAAAATTTTCGCTGTACGGCAACCTCAGCGTCGAGCAGAACCTGCGCTTTTTCTCCGGCGTCTATGGCCTGCGGGGCCGGGCGCAAAATGAAAAAATCGCCCGGATGAGCGATGCCTTTGGCCTGAAAAGTATCGCCCGTCACGCCGCCGACGAACTGCCGCTCGGCTACAAGCAGCGGCTGGCGCTGGCCTGCTCGCTGATGCATGAACCCGATATTCTGTTTCTCGATGAACCAACCTCCGGCGTCGACCCCCTCACCCGCCGCGAGTTCTGGCTACATATCAACAGCATGGTCGATAAAGGCGTGACGGTGATGGTGACCACCCACTTTATGGATGAAGCGGAATACTGCGACCGCATCGGGCTGGTTTACCACGGTAAGCTTATCGCCAGCGGCACCCCGGACGCGCTGAAGGCGCAGGCGGCGGATGACAGCCAGACGGACCCGACCATGGAGCAGGCGTTCATTACCCTGATTAACCGCTGGGATAAGGAGAATAGCCATGAGCAATAG
- a CDS encoding LysR substrate-binding domain-containing protein: MSQPLPNKNLPMPSLRNIQAFIEVAATGSLNLAAENLNITASAVSHQIASLEHFLGKKLFSRSSKGVTLTAVGEKYLKEVSGALNMIGQATSQVINDIHQDYLRIHSAPSFGLLWLMPRLDKFRQAWPALKISLTCSYESIQFSRDNIDIDIRHGLSQWPTLLVRTIKNERVLPYSAASYLASHPVQAVEDLLACDLIHSDSTLINWSNWLSWHKVRGWHKNFIFNFDRSYMSIEAARIGMGVILESNLLAGGHVRQGQLTPVFADERSMPVGAHHFVLPHANEQKEKVQRFFTWVAGELQEDGFHI, from the coding sequence ATGAGCCAACCGCTGCCCAATAAAAATTTGCCGATGCCCTCTTTACGCAATATCCAGGCGTTTATTGAAGTGGCCGCTACCGGCAGCCTTAACCTGGCCGCAGAGAATCTCAATATTACCGCCTCGGCGGTCAGCCATCAGATAGCCAGCCTGGAGCACTTTCTGGGGAAAAAACTGTTCTCCCGCAGCAGCAAAGGCGTCACGTTAACGGCGGTGGGAGAAAAATATCTCAAAGAGGTCTCCGGGGCGCTGAATATGATTGGCCAGGCCACCAGCCAGGTGATCAACGATATCCATCAGGATTATTTACGTATCCACTCGGCGCCGAGCTTCGGCCTGCTATGGCTGATGCCTCGTCTGGATAAATTCCGCCAGGCGTGGCCGGCGTTAAAAATCAGCCTGACCTGTTCCTACGAAAGCATCCAGTTTTCGCGAGATAATATTGATATCGATATTCGCCACGGGCTGTCACAGTGGCCGACGCTGCTGGTCAGAACCATTAAAAATGAGCGCGTCCTGCCCTACAGCGCAGCGTCTTATTTAGCCAGCCATCCTGTGCAGGCTGTGGAAGATCTGCTGGCCTGCGATCTGATCCACTCCGACAGCACCTTGATTAACTGGAGCAACTGGCTGTCGTGGCACAAGGTCCGCGGCTGGCATAAAAACTTCATTTTTAATTTCGACCGGTCATATATGAGCATCGAGGCGGCCAGAATCGGGATGGGCGTGATCCTTGAGAGCAATCTGCTGGCCGGCGGCCATGTGCGCCAGGGGCAGCTGACGCCGGTATTTGCCGACGAGCGGAGCATGCCGGTCGGCGCGCACCACTTCGTTCTCCCTCATGCCAATGAACAGAAGGAGAAGGTTCAGCGCTTTTTCACCTGGGTCGCCGGGGAGCTACAGGAAGACGGCTTTCATATTTAG
- a CDS encoding transketolase family protein, with protein sequence MSQSQPRLKTSAMIASIADEGQATAPAPFGVALSKLAAQRPEIVGMTADLSKYTDLHIFAQAFPDRFFQMGMAEQLLMAAAGGMAKEGFIPFATTYAAFATRRAYDFIHQVIAEEHLNVKICAALPGLTTGYGPSHQATEDLAIMRGIPGMVIVDPCDALEIEQAVPAIADHQGPVYMRLLRGKVPLVLDKYGYQFELGKAKLLEEGNDVLIISSGLMTMRALEAVEKLRADNISVAVLHVPTIKPLDEKAIIEQASKPGRLVVTAENHTAVGGLGEAVAALLMRKGVRCELDSVGLPDAFLLAGALPTLHDRYGISTAKIVEKIKYRLR encoded by the coding sequence ATGAGCCAGAGTCAACCCCGTTTAAAAACGTCGGCGATGATCGCCTCGATTGCTGATGAAGGCCAGGCGACCGCCCCTGCGCCCTTCGGCGTCGCGCTGTCAAAACTGGCGGCGCAGCGCCCGGAAATCGTCGGCATGACTGCGGACCTGTCAAAATATACCGACCTGCATATTTTCGCCCAGGCCTTTCCGGATCGTTTCTTCCAGATGGGAATGGCCGAGCAGCTGCTGATGGCGGCGGCAGGGGGGATGGCGAAGGAGGGATTTATTCCATTCGCCACCACCTATGCCGCCTTTGCAACCCGTCGCGCCTATGATTTTATTCACCAGGTCATTGCCGAAGAGCATCTGAACGTGAAGATCTGCGCGGCGCTGCCGGGACTGACGACCGGCTACGGGCCGAGCCATCAGGCCACTGAAGATCTGGCGATTATGCGCGGTATCCCTGGCATGGTTATCGTCGATCCTTGCGATGCGCTGGAGATAGAGCAGGCGGTACCGGCCATTGCCGATCACCAGGGGCCGGTGTATATGCGTCTGCTGCGCGGTAAGGTGCCGCTGGTGCTGGATAAATATGGCTATCAGTTCGAACTGGGTAAGGCTAAGCTGCTGGAGGAGGGCAACGATGTGCTGATTATCTCCTCCGGGCTGATGACCATGCGCGCGCTGGAGGCGGTTGAAAAGCTGCGGGCCGATAACATTAGCGTGGCGGTCCTGCACGTGCCGACCATCAAACCGCTGGATGAGAAAGCGATTATTGAACAGGCGTCGAAGCCGGGCCGTCTGGTGGTGACCGCCGAGAATCACACCGCGGTCGGCGGGTTAGGGGAGGCGGTGGCCGCGCTGTTGATGCGTAAGGGTGTGCGCTGTGAGCTGGATAGCGTGGGGCTGCCCGACGCGTTCCTGTTAGCCGGCGCGCTGCCGACCCTTCACGATCGCTACGGCATCTCCACCGCGAAGATTGTTGAAAAAATTAAGTATCGTCTGCGTTAA